The Stigmatella aurantiaca genome segment GCCCCGTCCTTGTGGGCGACGGCGATCCAGCCCCCCTTGAGCGGCAGCCCGAAGGCCTCGCCGGAAAAGGTGCGCTCCTTCTCCAGGCCCAGGTGGGAGACGGTGATGTCTCCTTCTGCCGAGGTCACCAGCTCCTTGCCCCCCGGGGCGAAGGCCACGTCGTCGGCCTTCAACATCTCGGGGAGGCCGCCCCAGCCGGGCAGCAGCTTTCCGGTGGCGGTCCGCCAGACGCAGACCTGCTCGAACAGGGTGGTGCGCATCACGGAGCAGGACGCCGCGAGCAGCTTTCCATCGGCGCTGAAGGTGCCCGGGGAGGAGACGGAGTCCACCTTCATCTCGAGCGTCCGGCCCTTCTTGCCCGTGGCCACGTCGTAGAGGGTGACGCTCGACTCCGACACGATGGCCAGCTGCCGCTCATCGGGGCTGAAGCTCGCCCCGGTGAAGTCGTACTCGATGGGGATGACGCGGGGGCGAGGCTCCGCGCCCGCGCTTCCCCCCGCGAGCAGGAGGAGGGCCGGGAGCACCCGGAAGACATGCAGGAGCGGCTTCACTCAAGGCTCCGGGTCATAGTCATCGGCGTGGAAGTCCTCCACGGGCCGGTGCGCGTCGAGCCAGCCCTGGAGGATGAACTGGGCGGCCATCTGGTCGATGACCTGCTTGCGCTTCTCGCGGGTGAGGTCCGCCTCCAGGAGCGTGCGCTCGGCGGCCACGGTGGACAGCCGCTCGTCCCAGTACTCCACGGGCACTTCGAGGGCCTGGCCGGCCGCCTCCGCGAACTTCCGGGAGGCCTCGGCGCGCGGGCCCTCCGTGCCGTTCATGTTGAGGGGCAGCCCGGCCACGATGCGGGACACCTCGTGCTCGCGCGCCAGCCGCACGAGCGCCGCGAGGTCCGCCTTGAGGTTGGTGCGCCGCACGGTGGTGAGGGCCTGGGCCGTGAGCCCCAGCCCGTCCGAGACGGCGACCCCGATGGTTTTGGTGCCTACGTCCAAGCCCAGGGTGCGCATACGCGCGGGACTCTAATCCCAATCCCGGACCGTGGACTCCCCCGTCCGCGCTTCGGGACGGAGGCAGGCCGGGGAGGGGGCTAACCGGCTGGATTCCCTGGCGGTCTTCGGCGGCGAGGCCTCGGCATCGCCGCTGCAATCGGTGGGGCTCACCCAGCGCGGCACCTGGCAAATCCCTGCCCCTTTCGGCCGCGTGGGAGAGGACATGTTCGACTTCATCAAGAACGCGTTGAACGCCTTCGCCGGTCCCATGGCGACGGTGGTCGACCTGGCGGGAGATGCCCTGGGCTTGCCCCCCGTGCTGACGAACTCCATCAAGGCGGCCACCGGGGTAATGACCGGCAACGTGATGCTGGCGGCCAGTGGCATGGCGGGGGTGGCCTCCGAGCTGACGGCCAACCCCTCGGCGCAGACCGAGTACTGCCCGAGCCCGGAGGTGGGCCGGGCGAGCGCGGGCTACGCGAGCCCCCCGTCCCCCGCCTCCGCTTCCGCCGCGTCGCGGGGCGGGACGATGGACCCGATGTCCGTCACGTACCGGGATGCGCTGAAGACCCTGGCGGCCAACTTCAGCGTCTTCGACACGCTCCAGGGCAAGAAGGGTGACGGCAAGTTCAACCTGCAGACGCTTCAGGAGGCCGCCACCCACCCGTCGCTGTCCCCCGAGCTGCGGGACGCCGCGCGCTTCTTTCTCCAGCACCCCGAGTACCGGCACGTGCTGGACACGGCGAACAAGGGCGGCAACCCGGACGGCACCTTCAGCCAGCAGGACGTGCAGAAGGCCCTGAAGAAGGTGAACGCCGACATCGCGGCCTATGGCGTGATTGCCCCGCCGGCGCCTTCCCCGGGCTGCCCTCCTCCGGTGTCGCGTCCTCCGCCCGCGGGCCAGCCGGGAGGCCCCGGGAATTGCGCTCCACCGCCCGTGCCCCTGCCCACGCCCCAGCCGTCCCCGGGCTGCGGCGGGTCCTCCGGGAACCTGCGCGACATCCTCAACAACCCGAACATGAGCATGGAGGAGAAGCTCCAGGCCATCCTGATGATGATCACCCGCGACACGGATGATGAGCTGCTCGGGGTGATGTCGGAGATGGCGAGCCTCCGGGAGGAGCGCGCCACGCTGGGCTCGGGGGACGCGGGGCGCGCGGCGAAGCTGGACACGTCGATGGAGCAGCTCAACCTGCGCCTTCAGAAGCTGATGGAGAAGCGCAAACAGATGTTCGACCTGATGAGCAACATCTCCTCCAACTTCAACGAGATGGCCAAGACGGCCATCCAGAACCTGGGCCGGGCCTGAACCACCATGGGACGCATCATCAAGCACCAAGAAGACACGGCGATGGAGCTCTCGACGCAGACCGCGGAGAAGCTGAAGGCCTTTGCCCGGGGCGAGATGACCTGGGCGGAGGTGGAAGGGATGACGTTCGCGGAGGCGAAGGCCATTGCCCAGGTGGGCTGTGAGCTGGCCGCCGCGGGGCGCTACGAGGAGGCGCGCATCCTCTTCGAGGGGCTCGTCGAGGGGAACCCGAAGGATGGCGCCAGCCGGGCCGCGCTCGGCACCGTGTACCAGAAGCTGGGGCGCCAGGAGGAGGCCCTCACCGAGTACAGCGCGGCCCTGGAGTGTGATCCCCGCAACCCGGTGGCGCTGACCCACCGGGGCGAGCTGTACCTGCGCCAGGGCAACCGGCAGGGCTTCACCGACATCTCCCACGCCGTGGAGGCGGACCCCCAGGGCAAGACGGTGGCCGGCCGCCGGGCTCGCGCGCTGGTGAAGGCCATCACGCTCGTGGCGGTGGAGACGATGAAGGGAGCGCCCCGGGCATAGCGGGGGGCACGCCGCGGTGGGAGGGCTTCGGGGGAGGCCCTCCTCCCACGGCGGGGCTCACGGTGCGAAGACGGCGGCGATGCGCTCGCTGACGGGCGGGTGGCTCATGCCCTTGAGGATGACCCACCGGGGGGGCTCGGGGTCCATCTTGTTCACGCGGGCGGCCTTCACCAGCATCCGCCGGAAGGTGGCCGGGTCGCCCGTGAGGCGCAGGGCATAGCGGTCCGCCTCCCGCTCCCGTTCCCGGGAGAACGCCGCCGACACGGGCTTCGCGGTCAACATGAGGAAGAAGAAGAGCACCGACAGCAGGGGCAGGGTGCGGATGTCCGCGAACCGGGTGGTGCCGAACCAGCCCCGCGTTGCCGAGCGCCGGAGCAGCCGGTCGATGAGGAAGAGCAGGGCAATCAGACAGAGGGCCGCGGCGATGCGGCCCGCCCACTTCGGCTCGTTCACGTGGCCGGCCTCGTGGGCCACCGCGGCGAGAACCTCCTCCTCGGTGAACTCCTTCAGCAGCACGTCATTGAGGACGATGGTGCGGGTGGGGCCCTGGCCGGCGAAGTACGCCTGCACCCGCTTGGAGGCGACGGAGGTCTTCTCCACGAGCACATCGGCGAAGGCGATGTCCGCGCGGGCCATCAGCTCGCCGATGCGGGTGCGCAAGGGGCCTGCCTCCAGCGGGGTCTGCTCGAAGTAGACCTGGCTCCGGTAGGGGTCCAGCGCCGAGGACACCAGCATGAGCCCGGCCACGGGCACGCCCAGCACCAGCCACCAGCGCGGCAGCCGGCGCGCCAGGCCGTAGAGCCCGAGCACCAGCGTGACGGCGGCCACGGCCGAGAGGCCCCAGGACTTGAGGGTGTCCCACGCGTAGGTGAGCGGGGTGTACGCCGACATGCCGTGGCGGTGCTCGAGGACGTAGTCGAAGTAGACGTCCGACGGGGCGTAGAGGACCTTGGAGAACACGTCCAGGAAGAGGGCGAAGAGCAGGGCCGCGCCCCAGCCGGGCTCACCCCAGAGCCGGTCCAGGGCCCGGAGGAGCACGCGGCTGACGGGGGCGGTGCGCAGGAAGGCGAACCGCTGGCCGAGCCGGGACGCCAGGGCCTGGGCCCCCTGGTAGAAGGGCCGGTTCAAGACCCACAGCAGCAGCGCCAGCACGCCCAGGGAGACGAAGGGGTTCACGGCACTGCGGATGTAGTGCGGCAGGTAGTACGCCTTGATTTCAGCGAGCTGCTCGGGCGTGAAGATGGGCTCCATGGGCGGAGCCCCAGGCTATGCCAGCGCGTCTCGTGCTGCCCAGCCGCCCTGGACGTCAGGAGTGCGGCTTGGACACGGGAGGCGGGGGCGGCTCGGCCTCGGCGTCCGTCTCCGCGTCCGCGTCCGCCAGGAGCAGCTCCTTCACCTTGCGCAGGCTCTCGCGCGTCCGGTCCACGAAGGCGTTCTGCGAGCCGATGCGCTCGGCGGCCTCCAGCGTCCGCTCATAGACGTTGATGGACTTGGTGAGCAGCACACGGATCTTCTTGCGCAGCTCCTGGCGGTAGATGCCCACCTCGTCGCCCGTGAGCTCCGGCGGGGCGGGCGAGTTCACCATCTGGTTGTACATGGTCTCGTACATGGTGCCGATCTGCGTGCCGGACGCCGTGGCCCAGTAGCCGTTGCCCACGCGGATGGAGCGCAGGTAGTGGCCCTGGGCGGACAGCAGCAGCTCGGCCTTGTAGTTGAGGTCCTTGGCGAGCGCGTCGCTGCCCTTGAGCGGCTCCAACGCCACTTCCTCGTAGTGCAGCCGGTAGATTTCCCCGACGAAGAAGTGGGCCTGGGCCGGGTAGTAGTCGTCCACCAGGTCCTTGTCGTCGAGCGCCTCGTAGTCACTGAGCGCCTTGCGCAGCGAGGCCTCGGCCTGCTCCCGGCGCCCGGACTCCAGCTCGCAGATGCCCAGCTGCACCTGCGCCTCCAGGCGGCGGGCGGGCGGCAAGTCCTTGCGCCCGGCGAGCACCTGGAGCAGCGCCACCGCGTCCTCGAAGCGCTCCATCTGGTACTGCGTCTCCGCCACGCGGAACGCGGCGGCGAGCGCATCGCCCTGGCCCGTGGCCGCGTCCGCCAGCTCGGAGAAGCGCTGGTAGGCCTCCTCCCACTCCTTGAGGCGCTGGTGCGCGAGCCCCGCGTTGTAGAGCGCCTCGCGCCGGTGGCTGCTCTTCGGGTGGAAGTCCGCCAGGCGCCCGAAGTAGCGCGCCGCCTGCTTGTAGTCCTCGGCCGCGAACGCGGAGGTGCCCCCCGCGAACAGCTCCTCGTCGTTGAGGCGCTCCAGCTCGAGGTCGCCCGTCACCGTCACCGGCTCGAACTCCACCTCATGCCGGGGGGAGGCCGCGCCGTCCGGCCGGGCCGCGCTGCCCGCCGTGCGGCAGCCCGTCACCCCCATCAGCGCTGCTACACCCACCCACACCCACCGTCGCCACGTGCCTGCCATGTGCGTCCTCTGAGTCGCGTTCACCGGTTCGGCCCTCGCCCACCCCTGGGGTTCCTGACGCCGTTGCTGAGGAGACTGACAGTGGGGCGCATGCGCGGGTTCCGTCCGTGGGCCGCAGCTTAATGCCTCCGGGGCCGCGCGGCTTCCCGGAGGAGGGGCGCCGGCCGCCGGAGAAGCGGCTCAGGCGAGCCGTTCGTCGCCCAGCAGATACTGGCCTGCCCGCCACAGGGCGGTCAGATCATGCACGTCCAGGTCGAAGCGGGGCACCTGGATGATGGGCGTGTCCGGGCAGGCGCTCTGGATGTGGGCGATGCCCTGGGCATCCTGCTCGGCCAGGCTCTTCAGCTCGGCGAGGGTCTGCTCCACCTTGGCCCGCCGGGCAGGGGCCAGCCGGGCGGCGTCCTCCCAGAGCTTCTGGGGAGGCATGGGGTGGATGCGGTTCACCACCACGGCCAGCACCTCCATCTGGTTCTGCTGGAGCAGGCGCTGGAAGTGGAGCACCTCATCCAGCCGCTCCACGTGGGGGCCGGTGACGAGCACGTAGCCGGTCTGCTGGTCCTTCAGCAGCTCGCGCACGCCCCGGGCGCGCTCGCGGAAGCCCTCGTTCATGGAGGAGAGCGCCAGCATGAAGCTGGAGAGCTCCTGGAGCGTCTCCACGCCGGTGAACTTGGAGAGTGCCTTGGTGACGTAGCTGCTGCCCAGGTTGAAAATGGACAGGCCGACCTTGCCCGCCTTGAGCGCGGGGGTGAGCAGCCACTTGGCGGCCTCGTTGTCCAGGAAGTCCAGGATGCGGTTGGGCGCATCGAGGAAGTCCAGGGCGTGCGCGGTGGGCGGGGTGTCCAGGACGATGAGCTCGTACTCGCTGCGGCGGCGCAGATCCCACAGCTTCTCCAGGGAGATGTACTCCTGGCTGCCCGCGAGCGCCGTGGACAGCGACTGGTAGAAGCGGTTGGAGAGGATGCGCTCGCGCTGCTCGGGCGCGGCAAACCGGGCGATGAGCTCATCCCAGGTCTGCTTCATGTCCAGCATCATCGCGTACAGGTGGGCCCGGGGCTTCACCCCCAGCCCCTCCAGGACGATGGCGGGCACCTGCGTCTCCGTGTTGCCCAGCATGCTGAGGCCCAGGGCGTTGGCCAGGCGCTTGGCCGGGTCGATGGTGCACACCAGGCTGGAGCGGCCGTCCACCGCGGCGCGCAGGGCCAGGGTGGCGGCGACCGTCGTCTTGCCCACGCCTCCGGAGCCGACGCAGATGAGGACGCGCTTCTGGGCGAGCGCGGGGCCCAGCGCAGAGGGGCTCATGGGGTTCCCACCACCAGGGGCTCCAGGTGCCTCATGATTTCCTCGATGGCGGCCCGGCCGAACGCGGGCACGAAGAGCCGGGGCACGGGGTAGACGGGCACGTGGAGGTTGCGCTCCAGCTTGGTGCCCGCCAGCACCGCCAGGCCGGCGCGGTCATGCTGCGTCTTGGCCAGGGTGTACAGCTCCGGGTAGCCGGCCAGCGCCTGCAAGTCGCCATCGGTGAAGCGCTCGGCGAAGACGGAGTTGAGCACGGCCGCGTGGGTGCGGATGTGGACCTTGTCCCTCAGGGCCGCGTGCAGCTCCAGCGCCTCGTTCACCGGCAGCTCCTCGGGCAGGGCCACCAGCACCGCGGCGGTGATGGCCGGGTCCACCAGCAAGTCGCGCATCTTCAGGGCCTCGCGGGCCATGGGGCCGGGGGGCACCGTGCGCAGCAGCACC includes the following:
- a CDS encoding tetratricopeptide repeat protein, coding for MAGTWRRWVWVGVAALMGVTGCRTAGSAARPDGAASPRHEVEFEPVTVTGDLELERLNDEELFAGGTSAFAAEDYKQAARYFGRLADFHPKSSHRREALYNAGLAHQRLKEWEEAYQRFSELADAATGQGDALAAAFRVAETQYQMERFEDAVALLQVLAGRKDLPPARRLEAQVQLGICELESGRREQAEASLRKALSDYEALDDKDLVDDYYPAQAHFFVGEIYRLHYEEVALEPLKGSDALAKDLNYKAELLLSAQGHYLRSIRVGNGYWATASGTQIGTMYETMYNQMVNSPAPPELTGDEVGIYRQELRKKIRVLLTKSINVYERTLEAAERIGSQNAFVDRTRESLRKVKELLLADADAETDAEAEPPPPPVSKPHS
- the ruvX gene encoding Holliday junction resolvase RuvX, producing the protein MRTLGLDVGTKTIGVAVSDGLGLTAQALTTVRRTNLKADLAALVRLAREHEVSRIVAGLPLNMNGTEGPRAEASRKFAEAAGQALEVPVEYWDERLSTVAAERTLLEADLTREKRKQVIDQMAAQFILQGWLDAHRPVEDFHADDYDPEP
- a CDS encoding M48 family metalloprotease; this translates as MEPIFTPEQLAEIKAYYLPHYIRSAVNPFVSLGVLALLLWVLNRPFYQGAQALASRLGQRFAFLRTAPVSRVLLRALDRLWGEPGWGAALLFALFLDVFSKVLYAPSDVYFDYVLEHRHGMSAYTPLTYAWDTLKSWGLSAVAAVTLVLGLYGLARRLPRWWLVLGVPVAGLMLVSSALDPYRSQVYFEQTPLEAGPLRTRIGELMARADIAFADVLVEKTSVASKRVQAYFAGQGPTRTIVLNDVLLKEFTEEEVLAAVAHEAGHVNEPKWAGRIAAALCLIALLFLIDRLLRRSATRGWFGTTRFADIRTLPLLSVLFFFLMLTAKPVSAAFSREREREADRYALRLTGDPATFRRMLVKAARVNKMDPEPPRWVILKGMSHPPVSERIAAVFAP
- a CDS encoding tetratricopeptide repeat protein, with protein sequence MGRIIKHQEDTAMELSTQTAEKLKAFARGEMTWAEVEGMTFAEAKAIAQVGCELAAAGRYEEARILFEGLVEGNPKDGASRAALGTVYQKLGRQEEALTEYSAALECDPRNPVALTHRGELYLRQGNRQGFTDISHAVEADPQGKTVAGRRARALVKAITLVAVETMKGAPRA
- a CDS encoding ArsA family ATPase, whose protein sequence is MSPSALGPALAQKRVLICVGSGGVGKTTVAATLALRAAVDGRSSLVCTIDPAKRLANALGLSMLGNTETQVPAIVLEGLGVKPRAHLYAMMLDMKQTWDELIARFAAPEQRERILSNRFYQSLSTALAGSQEYISLEKLWDLRRRSEYELIVLDTPPTAHALDFLDAPNRILDFLDNEAAKWLLTPALKAGKVGLSIFNLGSSYVTKALSKFTGVETLQELSSFMLALSSMNEGFRERARGVRELLKDQQTGYVLVTGPHVERLDEVLHFQRLLQQNQMEVLAVVVNRIHPMPPQKLWEDAARLAPARRAKVEQTLAELKSLAEQDAQGIAHIQSACPDTPIIQVPRFDLDVHDLTALWRAGQYLLGDERLA
- a CDS encoding WD40 repeat domain-containing protein, producing the protein MKPLLHVFRVLPALLLLAGGSAGAEPRPRVIPIEYDFTGASFSPDERQLAIVSESSVTLYDVATGKKGRTLEMKVDSVSSPGTFSADGKLLAASCSVMRTTLFEQVCVWRTATGKLLPGWGGLPEMLKADDVAFAPGGKELVTSAEGDITVSHLGLEKERTFSGEAFGLPLKGGWIAVAHKDGALSVNQLATGKPLRTLEGTNPATEFTVDPQGKWIAGWVGGSSITLYNAATGARAGEVSPGPMALSSIVFLANGRQLATVDAGQVRLWAVPSGSLTATLPYDGELLALSPQGRWLVTRKPQQPELHLVPASAP